In Alphaproteobacteria bacterium US3C007, one genomic interval encodes:
- a CDS encoding LacI family DNA-binding transcriptional regulator produces the protein MSKTPPRSLTLRDVSEACGVSEMTVSRVLRDSGDVSQTTREKVLKAAHDLGYVPNKIAGALASQRVNLIAVIIPSMSNMVFPEVMMGINEVLENTELQAVIGITNYLPETEESVLYKMLSWRPSGVIIAGLEHSERSQKMLQSSGIPIVEIMDIDGTATDCAVGISHRRAGREMAQVILDAGYRKIGFMGTKMPLDHRARKRFEGFSERLLQSGIEIADKEFYSGGSALAKGRDMTTDMLMRSPDLDFLYFSNDMIGAGGLLHLLNQKADIPQKIGLAGFNGVELLQGLPLQLATMDACRLQIGRQAAQIICDRISGALTLGEKIVELTPTLSPGDTLRSA, from the coding sequence GTGTCAAAAACTCCACCACGCTCATTGACGTTACGAGATGTTTCAGAAGCCTGCGGCGTTTCGGAAATGACCGTCAGCCGCGTTCTACGCGACAGCGGGGATGTGTCGCAAACCACCCGCGAAAAGGTACTCAAAGCCGCCCATGATTTGGGCTATGTGCCAAATAAAATCGCTGGCGCTTTGGCAAGCCAAAGGGTGAATCTGATCGCTGTTATCATTCCGTCTATGTCCAACATGGTCTTTCCCGAAGTTATGATGGGGATAAATGAAGTTCTGGAAAATACCGAGCTGCAAGCGGTTATTGGGATCACAAACTATCTGCCTGAAACCGAAGAAAGCGTGTTATACAAAATGCTGTCATGGCGCCCATCTGGCGTTATTATCGCGGGCTTAGAACATTCTGAACGGTCGCAAAAAATGCTGCAATCTTCAGGGATACCAATCGTTGAAATTATGGATATTGACGGCACTGCCACCGATTGCGCCGTTGGCATTTCGCATCGGCGCGCCGGGCGTGAAATGGCGCAGGTTATTTTGGATGCAGGATATCGCAAAATTGGATTTATGGGCACAAAAATGCCCCTCGACCATCGCGCACGCAAACGCTTCGAAGGCTTTTCAGAAAGGCTTTTGCAATCCGGTATAGAAATCGCTGATAAAGAATTTTATTCGGGTGGCTCTGCCTTGGCGAAAGGGCGCGATATGACCACTGATATGCTCATGCGCTCACCCGATTTAGATTTTTTGTATTTCTCAAACGATATGATTGGCGCGGGTGGTCTGTTGCATCTTTTGAACCAAAAGGCGGATATTCCCCAAAAAATTGGTTTAGCGGGCTTTAATGGTGTTGAGTTGCTGCAAGGCCTACCACTGCAATTGGCCACGATGGATGCCTGTCGCTTGCAGATTGGCCGACAGGCCGCACAAATCATTTGCGATCGGATCTCGGGCGCCCTGACATTGGGTGAAAAAATCGTTGAGCTGACACCAACGCTTTCACCAGGTGACACGCTAAGATCGGCCTAA
- a CDS encoding DUF1045 domain-containing protein — protein sequence MTDQTMFKRYAVYFVPKGELAKFGRAWLGWDCRKGQYISSENAFSEPLADREYFTKKPRKYGLHATLKAPFRLQTTQNEPALRSAFHGFCNHQKPAASGNLTLSEQGGFISLRPQRQSAALFELGKNCLEAFDPFRAPLDQNDLNRRRNARLSPRQNDFLHQWGYPYVLQEFQFHITLSSRLSILQREKIIPALKNLLAHELDCPFIIAHLALMGEDRNGQFHILEEANLSG from the coding sequence ATGACCGACCAAACTATGTTCAAAAGATATGCGGTTTATTTTGTTCCCAAGGGGGAATTGGCCAAGTTTGGACGGGCATGGCTGGGCTGGGATTGCCGCAAAGGCCAATATATAAGCTCTGAAAACGCGTTTTCAGAGCCGTTGGCTGACCGAGAATATTTTACAAAAAAACCACGGAAATATGGGCTTCACGCAACCTTAAAAGCCCCTTTTCGACTGCAAACAACGCAGAACGAACCTGCACTGCGCAGCGCATTCCACGGCTTTTGCAATCATCAAAAACCTGCAGCTTCGGGCAATTTAACGCTCTCTGAGCAGGGCGGGTTCATCTCGTTAAGACCCCAAAGGCAATCCGCTGCCCTCTTTGAGCTTGGCAAAAACTGCCTTGAAGCCTTTGATCCGTTTCGCGCACCTTTAGACCAGAACGATCTAAACCGCCGCCGCAATGCCCGCCTGAGCCCGCGCCAAAACGACTTTTTACACCAATGGGGCTATCCCTATGTGCTGCAAGAGTTCCAATTTCACATTACATTATCGTCGCGCCTTAGCATTTTGCAGCGCGAAAAGATCATACCAGCACTAAAAAATTTGCTGGCACATGAACTGGACTGCCCTTTTATTATCGCTCATCTGGCCTTAATGGGAGAGGATCGAAACGGCCAATTTCATATTTTGGAAGAAGCCAATCTATCCGGGTAA
- a CDS encoding polyprenyl synthetase family protein produces the protein MGDQAKIVTKPQDALANLLSKEMAQVNELISQRMASQYAPRIPEVTAHLINAGGKRLRPLLTLASASICGYTGGFHIHLAATVEFIHTATLLHDDVVDESAQRRGRPTANLLWDNKSSILVGDYLFSRAFQLMVDTGSLDVLAILSNASATIAEGEVLQLSAARDLSTNEEIYLQVVRGKTAALFSAATEVGGVIANAPKAVQTALFDYGDALGVAFQIVDDLLDVSGDPDVMGKNIGDDFRERKLTLPFIKAVAKSTADEQAFWKRTIEKGDQQEGDLARALEILKTHHAIEETRQDALQWSRRAQNALAPLPDHPMKALLATLATYVVERIT, from the coding sequence ATGGGCGATCAAGCGAAAATCGTGACCAAACCCCAAGATGCATTGGCAAACTTGCTGTCAAAAGAGATGGCGCAGGTCAATGAGCTGATTTCACAGCGCATGGCCTCACAATACGCGCCGCGCATTCCGGAAGTGACCGCGCATTTGATCAATGCAGGTGGCAAACGTCTGCGCCCCTTGCTAACCTTAGCAAGCGCTTCTATTTGCGGCTATACGGGCGGGTTTCATATTCATTTGGCGGCAACGGTCGAATTCATCCATACCGCCACCCTGCTGCATGACGACGTTGTCGATGAAAGCGCACAGCGGCGTGGGCGACCCACCGCCAACCTACTCTGGGATAATAAATCATCCATATTGGTGGGCGATTATCTGTTTTCGCGGGCTTTTCAATTGATGGTAGACACTGGGTCTCTTGACGTATTGGCCATTTTATCCAACGCTTCTGCCACAATCGCAGAAGGCGAAGTTTTGCAACTCAGCGCCGCGCGCGATCTGAGCACGAACGAAGAGATTTATCTGCAAGTGGTCAGAGGTAAAACCGCTGCCCTGTTTTCAGCTGCCACGGAAGTCGGCGGAGTAATTGCAAATGCCCCTAAAGCGGTTCAAACTGCGTTGTTTGATTACGGAGATGCTCTAGGGGTCGCGTTTCAAATTGTAGATGATCTATTAGATGTTAGCGGCGATCCTGACGTGATGGGCAAGAATATTGGCGATGATTTTCGCGAACGCAAGCTGACCTTACCATTCATCAAAGCCGTTGCGAAATCCACTGCCGATGAGCAGGCATTTTGGAAACGCACGATCGAAAAGGGAGACCAGCAAGAGGGTGACCTTGCACGGGCTTTGGAGATCTTAAAAACCCATCATGCAATCGAAGAAACCCGCCAAGATGCTTTGCAATGGTCGCGTCGGGCCCAAAACGCCTTAGCCCCGCTGCCCGACCACCCGATGAAGGCGCTCTTGGCGACACTTGCGACCTATGTGGTCGAACGGATCACCTAA
- a CDS encoding site-specific integrase, which yields MTVDRDYEDLRGDGRIVLFLREGKKPKYHVRLKVPNASGYKFVSTKTSDRNEAVRLAMNFYDELYHHIKVGGSIKSNTFADVFKEWKSSRRNAYQKVETKDRSVEYVATYALDYFGKTRIDQLTARDFHAYWDWRKINFKRKKPTDDTLNRERNAIQSLMKFALQRGHVTKPFKIPKLETKGSNRRPTFTLAEWKKITTGMRAWVEEGRSNGHWRERFVLQQYVLLLSNSGIRIGEMRSVTWDDVSTIEVEAGRLVIIKVNGKTGLREVVCNPGCEVFLRRMYDLRRTDLDGCDPPLNEPVFINHISGKPIGSFKVGFNSMLNYCGVPITKDGMNRTPYSLRHFYGTQRLRGNINPYILAKNMGTSVEMIEKFYGHILAPDIVSSIKKTTNQSSKDNNSKSYPF from the coding sequence ATGACTGTCGATCGAGACTATGAAGACCTCAGGGGCGATGGTCGGATTGTCCTATTTCTGCGTGAAGGCAAGAAACCTAAGTATCACGTTCGCCTCAAAGTCCCCAATGCTTCGGGCTATAAGTTTGTTTCGACCAAAACTTCAGATCGGAATGAAGCCGTCAGATTGGCAATGAACTTTTATGATGAGCTTTATCACCACATCAAAGTTGGTGGCTCGATTAAATCCAACACCTTCGCTGATGTCTTTAAGGAGTGGAAAAGCTCTCGCCGTAACGCTTATCAGAAGGTCGAGACCAAGGATCGGTCTGTCGAGTATGTTGCGACCTATGCTCTCGATTACTTCGGTAAAACGAGGATAGATCAGCTCACTGCTAGAGATTTTCATGCCTATTGGGATTGGCGAAAGATCAACTTCAAGCGTAAGAAGCCGACTGATGACACGTTGAACCGTGAGCGGAATGCAATCCAGAGCTTGATGAAGTTTGCTCTACAGAGAGGGCACGTCACCAAGCCTTTCAAGATCCCCAAACTTGAAACGAAAGGAAGCAATCGACGCCCTACCTTTACTCTTGCTGAATGGAAGAAGATCACAACTGGTATGAGAGCATGGGTCGAGGAAGGTCGTTCCAACGGGCATTGGCGGGAACGGTTCGTTCTTCAACAGTATGTTCTACTCTTAAGCAACAGCGGTATCCGCATCGGTGAGATGAGGTCTGTGACTTGGGATGATGTCTCAACGATCGAGGTTGAGGCTGGGCGTCTCGTAATCATCAAAGTGAATGGCAAGACTGGCTTACGAGAAGTTGTCTGCAATCCAGGATGTGAGGTCTTCCTCAGGCGTATGTATGATTTACGCCGCACTGACCTTGATGGTTGTGATCCACCCCTCAATGAACCGGTATTCATCAATCACATCTCAGGAAAGCCGATTGGATCGTTTAAGGTCGGGTTCAACTCGATGCTCAATTACTGCGGTGTTCCGATCACAAAAGACGGTATGAACAGAACGCCTTACTCGCTGCGGCATTTTTATGGGACACAACGTCTTCGTGGAAATATCAACCCATATATCTTGGCAAAGAACATGGGCACGTCAGTCGAGATGATTGAAAAATTCTATGGGCATATTCTGGCTCCAGACATTGTGTCTTCAATCAAGAAAACCACTAATCAAAGCTCAAAAGACAACAACTCAAAGTCCTATCCGTTTTAA
- a CDS encoding tetratricopeptide repeat protein: MRFILGFACLVSMLGAPSFAEGLAGSYLAGRQASLDGRLDASVQYFSKVVAQDSANIMALEQLILAQGALGRFEQALPAAQAFTNQGANGQWANLVVIANAAKSQNYSALSRLLQEQRGIGHPLIDDLIEAWSLAGSGDYEAAIAKLKALSEQDQERGLANYHLALIYKVSGDYQAADDRFDALSKDGAQVTRRAILIRLEALMQGGQFDQADTIFERFFPKQSDPELDRLKADIAAKRSPKPLLMKTAEDGLAEVFFAVAQILNQEQKDEYSLFHAQLAQFLSAKYTPAALLSAEILVAMRQYDLAIEAYRAIAPASALFPLAELGRADALRDSGETEAAIEVLRGLSRSHDKLVPAHQALGNLLRNQERYDEAVMAYTAALNLLNPSMTNAWRLFYARGMANERMGDWPAAEQDFRQALALQPDHPQVLNYLGYSLVEKRQKLDEALAMIQTAVDKQPESGYIVDSLGWVFYRLGRFEEALPHLEKAAELMPIDPIVNDHLGDVFWEVGRKREAVFQWRRALSFDPEEADRKRILRKLEVGLERVLEEEAEALVSTANQDG; this comes from the coding sequence GTGCGGTTCATTTTAGGTTTTGCTTGCCTCGTAAGCATGTTGGGCGCGCCGTCTTTTGCAGAGGGCTTGGCCGGGTCGTATCTTGCGGGCCGTCAAGCCAGTTTAGATGGTCGGTTAGACGCGTCTGTTCAGTATTTCTCAAAAGTTGTTGCGCAGGATAGCGCCAATATAATGGCACTTGAACAGCTGATTTTGGCGCAGGGTGCATTGGGGCGGTTTGAGCAGGCCTTACCCGCTGCTCAAGCTTTCACAAATCAAGGCGCCAATGGCCAATGGGCCAATTTGGTGGTGATTGCAAATGCTGCCAAGTCTCAAAATTATTCAGCCCTGTCGAGGCTGTTGCAAGAACAGCGGGGGATTGGGCATCCGCTTATTGATGATTTGATTGAAGCCTGGTCATTGGCCGGTAGCGGGGATTATGAAGCGGCGATTGCTAAGTTGAAAGCACTGTCTGAACAGGATCAGGAACGCGGGCTCGCCAATTATCATTTGGCGTTGATTTATAAAGTGTCAGGCGATTATCAGGCTGCCGATGACCGCTTTGACGCGTTATCAAAAGATGGTGCGCAAGTGACCCGCAGAGCGATTTTAATCAGGCTTGAGGCTTTGATGCAGGGCGGTCAGTTTGATCAGGCTGATACAATCTTTGAAAGGTTTTTCCCCAAGCAATCTGACCCTGAGCTTGATCGTCTGAAAGCTGATATTGCGGCGAAACGGTCGCCAAAACCTTTGCTGATGAAAACGGCTGAGGATGGGCTGGCTGAGGTATTCTTTGCGGTTGCGCAAATCCTCAACCAAGAGCAAAAAGATGAATACAGCTTGTTTCACGCGCAATTGGCTCAGTTTCTCTCTGCTAAATACACCCCGGCGGCGCTGCTCAGCGCCGAAATTTTAGTGGCTATGCGGCAATATGATCTGGCGATAGAAGCCTATCGGGCAATTGCCCCCGCTTCCGCGCTGTTTCCCTTGGCTGAACTGGGGCGCGCGGATGCATTGCGCGACAGCGGCGAGACCGAAGCGGCAATTGAGGTGTTGCGTGGATTATCACGCAGCCATGACAAATTAGTGCCGGCGCATCAGGCGCTGGGCAATTTACTGCGCAACCAAGAACGCTATGATGAAGCGGTTATGGCCTATACGGCCGCCTTGAATCTTTTGAACCCCAGCATGACAAATGCGTGGCGGCTGTTTTACGCGCGGGGCATGGCAAATGAGCGGATGGGCGATTGGCCTGCGGCAGAGCAGGATTTTCGGCAAGCGCTGGCGCTGCAGCCCGATCATCCTCAGGTTTTGAATTATCTTGGCTATTCGTTGGTGGAAAAGCGTCAAAAGCTTGATGAAGCTTTGGCGATGATCCAAACGGCGGTCGATAAGCAGCCAGAAAGCGGTTATATTGTCGATAGTTTGGGCTGGGTTTTTTATCGCCTTGGCCGCTTTGAGGAGGCCTTGCCGCATTTGGAAAAAGCGGCTGAATTGATGCCAATCGATCCGATCGTGAACGATCATCTTGGGGATGTGTTTTGGGAGGTGGGGCGCAAGCGTGAGGCCGTGTTTCAATGGCGTCGGGCTTTGTCATTCGATCCTGAAGAGGCAGATCGAAAACGGATTCTGCGCAAGTTAGAGGTTGGGTTGGAGCGCGTTTTGGAAGAAGAGGCAGAGGCGTTGGTCTCGACGGCCAATCAAGATGGCTAA
- a CDS encoding electron transfer flavoprotein-ubiquinone oxidoreductase: MSEIERETMDYDVVIVGAGPAGLSAAIRLKQLDSELDVVVLEKGSEVGAHILSGAVLDPSGLARLFPDWKARNAPLTVPVKEDNFYVLGEAGQIRLPNALMPPLMNNHGNYIVSMGNVCRWMAEQAEALGVEIFPGMACSELVYGARGELRGVVAGEFGKSGDGSISEAYEPGMELLGKYVFLSEGVRGSLSKQVIEKYDLAAGCDVPKFGLGMKEIWEVDPERHNEGEVTHSLGWPLGFKNSGGSFIYHLDNNQVYVGYIVDLNYKNPYLSPYMEFQRFKHHPKIAKLLKGGKRIAYGARAVTKGGAQSLPKVAFPGGVLLGCSAGLVNLPRIKGNHNAMHSGIEAAEAAAAAMKAGRSGDQLDAYDHSLRTGVVGKDLKKVRNVAPLNARFGPLGGLSLGGFDMWWQTVFGFSLFGTLSHGKTDAQATEPAAQHAEITYPKPDGKLSFDRLTNVAFSMTNHEESQPAHLQLSNPDLPISVNLPKFAEPAQRYCPAGVYEVVQEEAKDPRFVINFQNCVHCKTCDIKDPSQNITWVTPQGGDGPNYPNM; this comes from the coding sequence ATGAGCGAAATCGAACGCGAAACAATGGATTATGATGTTGTGATTGTCGGTGCCGGGCCGGCAGGTTTATCGGCCGCAATCCGCTTGAAACAACTGGACAGTGAGCTTGACGTTGTTGTGCTTGAAAAAGGCTCTGAGGTTGGCGCACATATTTTATCAGGGGCCGTTTTAGATCCTAGCGGGTTGGCCCGTTTATTTCCAGATTGGAAGGCCAGAAATGCGCCTCTGACAGTGCCGGTAAAAGAAGATAATTTTTACGTTTTGGGCGAAGCGGGTCAAATTCGTTTGCCCAATGCGCTTATGCCGCCACTGATGAACAATCATGGGAATTATATTGTTTCTATGGGGAATGTCTGTCGTTGGATGGCTGAGCAAGCAGAGGCGCTTGGCGTAGAGATATTTCCAGGCATGGCCTGTTCAGAGTTGGTCTATGGCGCACGGGGTGAGTTGCGCGGCGTGGTTGCCGGTGAATTTGGTAAATCGGGCGATGGCTCGATCTCTGAGGCTTATGAGCCGGGTATGGAGCTGTTGGGCAAGTATGTTTTCTTATCCGAAGGGGTGCGTGGATCGCTTTCAAAGCAGGTGATTGAAAAATACGATTTGGCAGCGGGCTGCGATGTGCCCAAATTTGGCCTGGGCATGAAAGAAATTTGGGAAGTGGATCCCGAGCGCCATAATGAAGGCGAAGTCACGCATAGTTTGGGTTGGCCCTTGGGATTTAAAAACTCAGGCGGGTCCTTCATTTATCATCTCGATAACAATCAAGTTTATGTGGGCTATATTGTCGATCTGAATTACAAAAACCCCTATCTTTCACCTTATATGGAATTCCAGCGCTTTAAGCATCATCCCAAAATTGCAAAATTGTTAAAAGGCGGCAAACGCATTGCTTACGGAGCTCGGGCCGTTACAAAAGGCGGTGCGCAATCTCTTCCCAAAGTCGCGTTTCCAGGTGGGGTGTTGTTGGGATGTTCTGCAGGGCTGGTGAATTTACCGCGTATCAAGGGCAACCATAACGCGATGCATTCCGGGATTGAGGCCGCCGAAGCGGCCGCGGCGGCTATGAAAGCAGGGCGCTCAGGGGATCAACTTGACGCTTATGATCATAGCTTGCGGACGGGCGTGGTTGGCAAAGATCTGAAGAAAGTGCGCAATGTTGCGCCCCTTAATGCTCGTTTTGGTCCTTTGGGCGGCCTGTCTCTTGGCGGTTTTGACATGTGGTGGCAAACCGTTTTTGGGTTTTCTTTATTCGGCACCCTGTCGCATGGCAAAACGGATGCACAAGCCACCGAGCCCGCAGCGCAGCATGCCGAAATCACCTATCCAAAGCCGGATGGCAAGCTCAGTTTTGATCGGCTGACCAATGTGGCGTTTTCGATGACCAACCATGAGGAAAGCCAACCGGCGCATTTGCAACTTTCGAATCCGGATCTACCGATTTCGGTGAATTTGCCGAAATTTGCGGAACCTGCGCAAAGGTATTGCCCCGCAGGCGTCTATGAGGTGGTGCAGGAAGAGGCGAAAGATCCCCGGTTTGTGATTAATTTTCAAAACTGTGTGCATTGCAAAACCTGCGATATAAAAGATCCAAGCCAGAATATAACTTGGGTCACGCCGCAGGGGGGTGATGGGCCCAACTATCCCAATATGTAA
- a CDS encoding carboxymuconolactone decarboxylase family protein yields MSLFDEDLFLKGLEQRKATLGAEYVETNLAAADELTRPFQEAMTAWCWGFGWGDDVIDAKTRSMMNLSMIAALGKMHEWELHCKGALNNGVTPEEIRAIIHVVGIYCGVPQALECFRAARKVLNEQPR; encoded by the coding sequence ATGAGCCTATTTGACGAAGACCTTTTTCTAAAAGGCTTAGAGCAGCGAAAAGCCACTTTAGGAGCTGAGTATGTAGAGACGAACTTGGCCGCAGCCGATGAGCTCACGCGTCCATTCCAAGAAGCCATGACCGCCTGGTGTTGGGGCTTTGGTTGGGGCGATGATGTGATTGATGCAAAAACCCGCAGCATGATGAACCTATCCATGATTGCGGCATTGGGCAAAATGCATGAATGGGAACTGCATTGTAAAGGCGCTTTAAACAACGGCGTGACCCCCGAGGAAATTCGCGCAATCATTCATGTTGTGGGTATCTATTGTGGCGTGCCACAGGCTTTAGAATGTTTTCGTGCAGCCCGCAAAGTGCTCAACGAGCAGCCCCGCTAG
- a CDS encoding DUF465 domain-containing protein has translation MTVVSHVRELRKKHQVLSEAVEEAQKSLAMDDLQIATMKKQKLRIKEEIHKLSS, from the coding sequence ATGACAGTTGTTTCGCATGTGCGGGAATTAAGAAAAAAACATCAAGTTTTGTCAGAGGCAGTTGAAGAGGCACAAAAATCCTTAGCGATGGATGACTTACAGATCGCGACTATGAAAAAACAAAAATTACGAATCAAAGAAGAAATTCACAAATTATCGAGTTGA
- a CDS encoding 4-(cytidine 5'-diphospho)-2-C-methyl-D-erythritol kinase, whose amino-acid sequence MAKAFAAAKLNLILHVTGQRSDGYHLLDSYVAMADIGDRITVSPADELSLKCSGPFAPDISSGPDNLVMRAAHLFDISKGAHIQLEKNLPASSGIGGGSSDAAATIRALSQLWSQPVPALSKLLQLGADIPVCMSSQLTRMRGIGEQLEMLGPPPQFPIILVNPRQGVSTPAVFNALASKQNPPVLEAMPDPRNREAWLLWLSKQRNDLEVPAQNLVPVIRDVLAALRAAPGVALARMSGSGATCFALMQNDAARDALAAKLRQTHPDWWIASTRICLETFR is encoded by the coding sequence ATGGCTAAGGCCTTCGCAGCGGCCAAACTCAACTTGATTTTACACGTTACAGGTCAGCGTAGCGATGGCTATCATCTTTTGGATTCATACGTTGCTATGGCTGATATTGGCGATCGGATTACTGTTTCACCGGCGGATGAGCTGTCTTTAAAATGCAGTGGCCCTTTTGCACCTGATATTTCTTCGGGGCCGGACAACTTAGTGATGCGGGCTGCTCATTTGTTTGATATCTCCAAGGGCGCGCATATACAGTTGGAAAAAAACCTTCCCGCTTCGTCTGGAATTGGCGGCGGCTCAAGCGATGCGGCCGCGACGATACGGGCCTTATCACAGCTGTGGTCGCAGCCTGTGCCCGCCCTTAGCAAACTGTTGCAGCTTGGCGCTGATATACCGGTTTGCATGTCGTCGCAGTTAACCCGGATGCGGGGGATTGGCGAACAATTAGAGATGTTAGGACCGCCGCCGCAATTTCCCATAATTTTGGTCAATCCGCGGCAGGGGGTATCGACGCCGGCGGTGTTCAACGCGCTTGCCTCAAAACAAAACCCTCCGGTCTTAGAGGCGATGCCTGATCCGCGAAACCGGGAGGCCTGGTTGCTTTGGTTGTCCAAGCAACGCAATGATCTTGAGGTGCCGGCGCAGAACTTGGTTCCAGTCATCAGGGATGTACTGGCCGCGTTGCGCGCTGCACCCGGCGTGGCTTTGGCGCGTATGTCTGGCTCTGGTGCCACATGTTTTGCCTTGATGCAAAATGATGCGGCGCGCGACGCGCTTGCTGCAAAGCTGAGGCAAACCCATCCAGATTGGTGGATCGCGTCAACCCGGATATGTTTGGAAACGTTTAGGTGA
- a CDS encoding dimethylsulfonioproprionate lyase family protein — translation MARPFDLLLSELRTVYENHQELTAFAPFCQDVTTQKIEPKPLLCGQGLAREKNEFFDTQYQPLCEAVVAAGAQARWRETYKHTKVGQDFLDRFGCFTIIGPEGGFQSGQLWAWAVYMPPHLYYPWHEHPAEESYLVIAGEAEFMRAGQAPRFLNPGDVIFHAAQQPHALQTHEAGVLALVFWRNGFGILPVLSEDPS, via the coding sequence ATGGCACGCCCGTTTGATTTATTATTGTCCGAGCTTCGGACTGTTTATGAAAACCATCAAGAGCTGACGGCTTTTGCGCCGTTCTGCCAAGATGTCACGACTCAGAAGATCGAACCAAAACCATTGCTATGTGGACAGGGATTGGCACGTGAAAAAAATGAATTTTTTGACACGCAATATCAGCCACTTTGCGAGGCTGTGGTGGCAGCAGGAGCCCAAGCGCGTTGGCGCGAAACCTATAAACATACCAAGGTCGGGCAAGATTTTTTAGATCGATTTGGGTGCTTTACAATCATTGGTCCCGAAGGAGGCTTTCAAAGCGGCCAACTTTGGGCGTGGGCCGTATATATGCCACCCCATCTATATTACCCCTGGCACGAGCACCCAGCCGAAGAAAGCTATTTGGTGATTGCTGGTGAGGCCGAGTTTATGCGGGCTGGGCAGGCGCCGCGTTTTTTAAATCCCGGAGATGTTATTTTTCACGCCGCGCAGCAACCGCATGCTTTGCAAACGCATGAAGCTGGGGTGTTGGCGCTGGTGTTTTGGCGCAACGGCTTTGGGATTTTGCCCGTGCTAAGCGAAGACCCGTCATAA
- a CDS encoding DUF2007 domain-containing protein: protein MQELLRSTDITLIAYAQAILKDAEIPFFDLDINTSVLEGSLGILPRRLMVREEDHAAALRLMIAHKIELR from the coding sequence ATGCAAGAACTGCTCAGAAGCACGGACATCACTTTAATTGCCTATGCACAGGCGATCCTGAAGGATGCGGAAATTCCTTTTTTTGACTTGGATATAAATACCTCGGTGCTCGAAGGATCTTTGGGGATTTTGCCGCGTCGTTTGATGGTGCGCGAAGAAGATCACGCGGCGGCGCTGCGCTTAATGATCGCGCATAAGATTGAGCTGCGATGA
- a CDS encoding methyltransferase gives MTFDSDLHSYDQFLGGRLTVAQPKTGYRAGVDPVLLAASVPAGRGESVLELGCGVGVASLCLAARVPGLKITGVEIQPDAAILAAQNAQHNGCKLTVITGDIASPPAALRGENFDFVIANPPYFDRAQSSPAPHQARERALGEQTPLKIWVKLAAKRLRPKGYAHFIFRSERLQDFMAVLPDDLGSLQVVPIAPRKGRESGLMLLRMRKAGRANFRLMAPLILHEGDRHRHDGDSYTGLVSSVLRKSADLVSIWE, from the coding sequence ATGACCTTTGATTCGGATTTGCATAGCTATGACCAGTTTTTAGGGGGCCGTTTGACGGTTGCTCAGCCCAAGACGGGGTATCGCGCGGGGGTTGATCCTGTCTTGCTTGCCGCCTCGGTTCCCGCGGGCAGGGGCGAAAGCGTTTTAGAACTTGGCTGCGGTGTTGGTGTGGCCAGCCTGTGTTTGGCGGCCCGTGTCCCAGGCTTGAAAATAACCGGAGTTGAAATTCAGCCTGATGCCGCGATCCTGGCTGCCCAAAACGCGCAGCATAACGGTTGCAAATTGACAGTTATCACAGGAGATATCGCATCCCCTCCAGCTGCGCTAAGGGGTGAAAATTTTGATTTCGTGATTGCCAATCCCCCTTATTTTGACCGCGCACAAAGCAGCCCCGCCCCGCATCAGGCGCGCGAACGCGCTCTGGGAGAGCAAACGCCATTGAAGATTTGGGTTAAGCTTGCCGCCAAACGGTTGCGCCCAAAGGGCTATGCCCATTTCATTTTTCGCAGCGAAAGGCTGCAGGATTTTATGGCCGTCTTACCCGATGATCTGGGCAGCTTACAGGTTGTGCCGATCGCACCGCGTAAAGGGCGCGAAAGCGGTTTGATGCTTTTGCGCATGCGCAAAGCCGGCCGAGCGAATTTCCGCCTTATGGCGCCTTTGATCCTGCATGAGGGCGATCGCCACCGCCACGATGGTGACTCTTATACAGGTTTGGTCAGCTCAGTTTTGCGCAAAAGTGCAGATTTAGTGTCGATTTGGGAATAA